A single window of Silurus meridionalis isolate SWU-2019-XX chromosome 11, ASM1480568v1, whole genome shotgun sequence DNA harbors:
- the LOC124393677 gene encoding uncharacterized protein LOC124393677 isoform X1: MVFDMFVHIQNKMMPFYFYWPSLNYNTKSEFCFCVISPALQGVILSIVTVYVRKNHFFFAFLRTHIRMASVSLPHRKNLSAQQALALLQEMDSDGGVISFVQQATDTSSKESEKETEQESDMPPRKMHRGAGKPCLSQTAKDGTVWVEEDIGMSNVVANHSCFTAQAGPTESAKRKITSVLQSFLCLLDMEILQTIRECTVHQARRTEPNWNLAVQELMAFISILFVRAIMCPVGAIVDCWSESFLVPVIKDIMYRDRFISIMQHLRFDYEDMRAERVKTDKFAAISDIWTRFIKNCVESFTPGEHMTIDEQLFPTKVRCPFTQYIATKPDKFGIKFWLATDLETKYVCNASPYLGKDPSRQKGERLAENVVMNLMEPFLDNGRNVTTDNFFTSMSLSHRLLQRKTTLLGTVNKARRELPQLAKDTAQRELFSTSVLKSGSVCLTIYSPKKNKTVCVLSSMHQDVTIGDSRKRKPNMITDYNHMKCGVDVLDQMARMYSVRAATRRWPVAFFYNMLDLAAVNAYILYKACTGWTGKRRLFLSLLAKELRCRFMKHKEKLAQRQAAKAAAAAAAAVPGTVQTTQCQVQESCNRNRSRFTCATCQKYTCAKCRDDRHWVCKRCKV; the protein is encoded by the exons ATGGTTTTTGACATGTTCGTACACATACAGAATAAAATGatgccattttatttttattggccATCATTGAATTATAACACCAAAAgtgaattttgtttttgtgtgatcTCTCCAGCTTTGCAAGGTGTGATTCTGTCCATTGTGACTGTGTATGTAAGGAAGAATCATTTCTTCTTCGCATTTTTGAGAACGCACATCAGGATGGCCTCCGTATCACTGCCACACAGGAAGAACCTCTCCGCGCAACAGGCTTTGGCCTTGCTTCAGGAAATGGACTCTGATGGAGGAGTGATTTCATTTGTCCAGCAGGCCACTGATACCTCCTCAAAAGAATCCGAaaaggagacggaacaagaatCCGACATGCCTCCACGGAAGATGCACCGTGGTGCTGGGAAGCCCTGTCTGAGCCAGACGGCAAAAGACGGCACTGTGTGGGTAGAGGAGGACATTGGAATGTCCAATGTAGTAGCAAATCACTCGTGCTTTACTGCGCAAGCTGGACCCACAGAGTCTGCTAAG CGTAAAATTACAAGCGTGCTTCAAAGCTTCCTTTGCCTGTTAGACATGGAAATACTGCAGACCATCAGGGAGTGCACAGTCCATCAAGCCCGCAGAACAGAGCCGAACTGGAATTTGGCAGTTCAGGAACTGATGgcattcatttcaattctgtttgtaAGAGCAATCATGTGTCCCGTTGGTGCCATTGTGGATTGCTGGTCAGAAAGCTTTCTGGTGCCAGTAATCAAAGATATAATGTACCGAGATAGATTCATTTCAATTATGCAACACCTTCGATTTGATTACGAGGACATGCGGGCAGAACGggtgaaaacagacaaatttgCTGCGATCTCCGACATCTGGACACGCTTTATCAAGAACTGTGTTGAGAGTTTCACTCCAGGTGAACACATGACCATAGATGAACAGCTGTTCCCTACCAAGGTTCGTTGTCCATTCACACAGTATATCGCAACCAAGCCAGACAAATTTGGGATCAAGTTCTGGTTGGCCACGGATTTGGAGACCAAATATGTCTGCAATGCATCTCCTTACTTGGGAAAGGACCCCAGTCGTCAGAAGGGAGAGAGGCTGGCAGAGAACGTGGTCATGAATCTGATGGAGCCATTTTTGGATAATGGCAGAAATGTCACGACGGACAATTTCTTTACTTCAATGTCACTGTCGCACAGACTGCTGCAGCGCAAAACAACACTACTGGGCACGGTGAATAAAGCCCGGCGTGAACTTCCTCAACTTGCAAAAGACACTGCACAGCGAGAGTTATTCTCCACTTCAGTGCTTAAAAGTGGCAGTGTCTGCTTGACAATTTAttcacctaaaaaaaacaagactgtgtgtgttctaaGTTCCATGCACCAAGACGTGACGATCGGTGACAGCAGAAAGAGGAAACCCAACATGATAACAGACTATAACCACATGAag tGTGGTGTAGACGTGTTGGACCAAATGGCACGGATGTATTCCGTAAGAGCAGCAACACGCAGGTGGCCAGTAGCGTTTTTTTATAATATGCTGGACCTGGCGGCGGTGAATGCCTACATTTTGTACAAGGCATGTACAGGGTGGACAGGCAAAAGAAGATTGTTTCTGAGTCTTCTAGCTAAGGAACTTCGTTGCCGGTTCATGAAGCACAAGGAAAAATTGGCACAGAGGCAGGCTGCTAAAgctgctgcagctgctgcaGCTGCTGTGCCAGGGACTGTACAGACAACGCAGTGCCAGGTGCAAGAGAGCTGCAACAGGAATCGCAGCAGATTTACCTGTGCAACATGTCAGAAATACACCTGTGCCAAATGCAGGGACGATAGACACTGGGTTTGCAAACGCTGTAAAgtttaa
- the LOC124393677 gene encoding piggyBac transposable element-derived protein 4-like isoform X2, producing the protein MASVSLPHRKNLSAQQALALLQEMDSDGGVISFVQQATDTSSKESEKETEQESDMPPRKMHRGAGKPCLSQTAKDGTVWVEEDIGMSNVVANHSCFTAQAGPTESAKRKITSVLQSFLCLLDMEILQTIRECTVHQARRTEPNWNLAVQELMAFISILFVRAIMCPVGAIVDCWSESFLVPVIKDIMYRDRFISIMQHLRFDYEDMRAERVKTDKFAAISDIWTRFIKNCVESFTPGEHMTIDEQLFPTKVRCPFTQYIATKPDKFGIKFWLATDLETKYVCNASPYLGKDPSRQKGERLAENVVMNLMEPFLDNGRNVTTDNFFTSMSLSHRLLQRKTTLLGTVNKARRELPQLAKDTAQRELFSTSVLKSGSVCLTIYSPKKNKTVCVLSSMHQDVTIGDSRKRKPNMITDYNHMKCGVDVLDQMARMYSVRAATRRWPVAFFYNMLDLAAVNAYILYKACTGWTGKRRLFLSLLAKELRCRFMKHKEKLAQRQAAKAAAAAAAAVPGTVQTTQCQVQESCNRNRSRFTCATCQKYTCAKCRDDRHWVCKRCKV; encoded by the exons ATGGCCTCCGTATCACTGCCACACAGGAAGAACCTCTCCGCGCAACAGGCTTTGGCCTTGCTTCAGGAAATGGACTCTGATGGAGGAGTGATTTCATTTGTCCAGCAGGCCACTGATACCTCCTCAAAAGAATCCGAaaaggagacggaacaagaatCCGACATGCCTCCACGGAAGATGCACCGTGGTGCTGGGAAGCCCTGTCTGAGCCAGACGGCAAAAGACGGCACTGTGTGGGTAGAGGAGGACATTGGAATGTCCAATGTAGTAGCAAATCACTCGTGCTTTACTGCGCAAGCTGGACCCACAGAGTCTGCTAAG CGTAAAATTACAAGCGTGCTTCAAAGCTTCCTTTGCCTGTTAGACATGGAAATACTGCAGACCATCAGGGAGTGCACAGTCCATCAAGCCCGCAGAACAGAGCCGAACTGGAATTTGGCAGTTCAGGAACTGATGgcattcatttcaattctgtttgtaAGAGCAATCATGTGTCCCGTTGGTGCCATTGTGGATTGCTGGTCAGAAAGCTTTCTGGTGCCAGTAATCAAAGATATAATGTACCGAGATAGATTCATTTCAATTATGCAACACCTTCGATTTGATTACGAGGACATGCGGGCAGAACGggtgaaaacagacaaatttgCTGCGATCTCCGACATCTGGACACGCTTTATCAAGAACTGTGTTGAGAGTTTCACTCCAGGTGAACACATGACCATAGATGAACAGCTGTTCCCTACCAAGGTTCGTTGTCCATTCACACAGTATATCGCAACCAAGCCAGACAAATTTGGGATCAAGTTCTGGTTGGCCACGGATTTGGAGACCAAATATGTCTGCAATGCATCTCCTTACTTGGGAAAGGACCCCAGTCGTCAGAAGGGAGAGAGGCTGGCAGAGAACGTGGTCATGAATCTGATGGAGCCATTTTTGGATAATGGCAGAAATGTCACGACGGACAATTTCTTTACTTCAATGTCACTGTCGCACAGACTGCTGCAGCGCAAAACAACACTACTGGGCACGGTGAATAAAGCCCGGCGTGAACTTCCTCAACTTGCAAAAGACACTGCACAGCGAGAGTTATTCTCCACTTCAGTGCTTAAAAGTGGCAGTGTCTGCTTGACAATTTAttcacctaaaaaaaacaagactgtgtgtgttctaaGTTCCATGCACCAAGACGTGACGATCGGTGACAGCAGAAAGAGGAAACCCAACATGATAACAGACTATAACCACATGAag tGTGGTGTAGACGTGTTGGACCAAATGGCACGGATGTATTCCGTAAGAGCAGCAACACGCAGGTGGCCAGTAGCGTTTTTTTATAATATGCTGGACCTGGCGGCGGTGAATGCCTACATTTTGTACAAGGCATGTACAGGGTGGACAGGCAAAAGAAGATTGTTTCTGAGTCTTCTAGCTAAGGAACTTCGTTGCCGGTTCATGAAGCACAAGGAAAAATTGGCACAGAGGCAGGCTGCTAAAgctgctgcagctgctgcaGCTGCTGTGCCAGGGACTGTACAGACAACGCAGTGCCAGGTGCAAGAGAGCTGCAACAGGAATCGCAGCAGATTTACCTGTGCAACATGTCAGAAATACACCTGTGCCAAATGCAGGGACGATAGACACTGGGTTTGCAAACGCTGTAAAgtttaa